The following are from one region of the Nostoc cf. commune SO-36 genome:
- a CDS encoding type I polyketide synthase — MSAYSIDTALTELESLINNCEQAVIKSIEGKKMKSDKSVSTNRINRQLQHNPIAIVGMASLLPQARNLREYWQNIVNKIDCITDVPSTHWSVEDYYDPNPRTTEDKTYCKRGGFLPEVDFNPMEFGIPPSILEVTDVSQLLSLVVAKEAMEDAGYGEKREFNREMVGVILGVAMAKQLGMPLSARLEYPIWEKALKSSGLSDEDTKKIVDKIKSAYVKWDENAFPGMLANVVAGRIANRLNFGGMNCVVDAACASSFGALKMAISELVEHRSDMMLTGGVDTDNTIMAYISFSKTPAVSPSENVKPFDAKSDGMMLGEGIGMIVLKRLEDAERDNDKIYAVIKGIGTSSDGRHKSIYAPRKEGQVKALERAYEDAGFSPATVGLMEAHGTGTMAGDPTEFGSLKDYFDVHDDKKQHIALGSVKSQIGHTKAAAGAASLIKTALALHHKVLPPTINITEPNPKLNIKNSSFYLNTQTRPWIRPEGEAPRRAGVSSFGFGGTNYHVVLEEYEVDQNEAYRLHSDASEVLLFAPTVEQLLSKSEEILGKLRSPEAPTHYAQLVNECKSQQIPLSAPRFGFVAENLEEACKFLQTSIDWLKLKGSAASWEHPQGIYYRASGMELGGKVVSLFSGQGSQYLEMGRELVMNFPLMRRLHGYMDSLLLKDNLQPLSEIVFPHPVFGEAEKNVQIAALQRTEYAQPAIGVLSAGMYSILQQAGFKSDFVAGHSFGELTALWAAGVLSTEDYLFLVKARGQAMAAPEDPDHDAGSMLAVKEDISKVEAVLKHFPQVAIANQNSPTQFVLAGPTAEIAKVREILHEKGYTAVLLPVSAAFHTPLIAFAQKSFAIATKSVKFQSPKIPVYSNVTSKQYPKEAQGIQKILETHLSNSVLFKQEIENIYAAGGSCFVEFGPRRILSNLVKEILGDRPHITVSLNPSTQKNSDRSLREAVVQLRVIGLTLNNLDPYQLPQTIPPIETKKTLNVRLNGINYRSEKTKNAFALALQDGHKVTLPTPESSETVAPLFSSPGVTPPVAVIETNGHKKLTPVMNGVTANIITQPEQQMNPVTLSQPAQESKMQPTPEKLTNYEQLLASLEYLLTQFQENQAENLQVHGTYLNHQMEYAKAFFQLMQQQNSLLSESKSTAETAKMKLVVMESLERSMMQFHSQQGETLRIHEQYLQEQLEYTKSFFQLIQQEYSQIISGEGATQLTEKLSNFTPFTTETTVTDAPTKIVESQPLPIAVTQEPLPAAVEPVVETSYSPLPTPHFATVETVEPVVAPPVPVVEPQTEVVAKISSPPVNEVVAEPAPTTAAPVSNATIDIVDLDKNLLAITSDKTGYPVEMLEMDMDMEADLGIDSIKRVEILGALQEMYPNLPKPNLEELSEKRTIGQVVEYLRSHASQSVSVEVAIPEVQQVTEIPIETAPVVEVVAAPEPSVVVAFTPEPEVAPATSDEFANLGETLLAITSDKTGYPVEMLELEMDMEADLGIDSIKRVEILGAMQETYPNLPKPNIEELGDLRTIGQIVDYLQQLAGGEKKKSEPEFVQQQPPQLEHELEHNIPRYTVKLRSLAQPDYLDFTLPEGHIGLITDDGSLTTYKLTESLIEKGWKVVVISFPQSLLVQQAPLPTGVTRVTLANLSEEHLQQQLQAIASHCGAIGAFIHLHPMFVGNQAGSISYNESEKAIVKHVFLMAKHLKPSLNEAAKHGRSCFCTVAHLDGAFGLEYKVNFGAIGAGLFGLTKTLRWEWPKVFTRAIDLSPRLDAKQSVQNIIAELHDPNLYISEVGYGSQGRVTIIAD, encoded by the coding sequence ATGTCTGCTTATTCAATTGATACTGCCTTAACGGAGTTAGAGAGCCTGATAAATAATTGTGAACAGGCTGTAATTAAGTCTATCGAGGGAAAAAAAATGAAATCAGATAAATCAGTGTCAACAAACAGAATTAACAGACAATTACAACACAATCCTATCGCCATTGTTGGGATGGCTTCTCTATTGCCTCAAGCCAGAAATTTGCGGGAATACTGGCAAAATATTGTAAACAAAATTGACTGTATTACTGATGTTCCTTCCACTCACTGGAGCGTCGAAGATTATTACGATCCGAATCCCAGAACTACTGAAGATAAAACCTACTGTAAAAGAGGTGGGTTTCTTCCAGAGGTAGACTTTAACCCGATGGAATTCGGCATACCGCCCAGCATTTTAGAAGTCACAGATGTATCGCAACTATTAAGTTTAGTGGTTGCGAAAGAAGCGATGGAAGATGCTGGCTATGGCGAAAAACGTGAGTTTAACCGCGAGATGGTTGGGGTAATCTTAGGCGTGGCTATGGCCAAGCAATTAGGAATGCCACTTTCTGCGAGATTGGAATATCCAATTTGGGAAAAAGCACTCAAAAGCAGTGGTTTATCTGACGAAGATACTAAAAAAATCGTTGATAAAATCAAAAGCGCTTATGTGAAGTGGGATGAGAACGCTTTCCCTGGAATGTTAGCGAACGTAGTCGCTGGACGAATTGCCAATCGCCTAAATTTTGGCGGGATGAATTGTGTCGTTGATGCCGCTTGCGCTAGTTCCTTTGGTGCTTTAAAAATGGCAATTAGTGAGCTAGTTGAACATCGTTCTGACATGATGTTGACTGGTGGCGTTGATACCGACAACACCATCATGGCTTACATCTCGTTCAGCAAAACACCGGCTGTTTCTCCTAGTGAAAATGTCAAACCTTTCGATGCTAAATCTGATGGGATGATGTTGGGTGAAGGTATTGGGATGATTGTCCTCAAACGGTTAGAAGATGCTGAACGGGACAACGATAAAATATATGCCGTAATTAAAGGTATTGGTACTTCCAGCGATGGGCGTCACAAGAGCATTTATGCTCCCCGCAAAGAAGGTCAAGTTAAAGCCTTGGAACGTGCTTATGAAGATGCTGGCTTCTCTCCTGCTACTGTTGGTTTGATGGAAGCACACGGTACTGGTACAATGGCTGGAGATCCGACAGAATTCGGTTCTTTAAAAGACTACTTTGATGTACATGATGACAAAAAGCAGCATATCGCTTTGGGTAGTGTGAAATCACAAATCGGACACACAAAAGCGGCTGCGGGTGCGGCGAGTTTGATTAAAACTGCTTTGGCTTTACATCACAAAGTATTACCGCCGACAATTAACATTACTGAGCCGAACCCCAAACTCAACATTAAAAATTCATCCTTTTATTTGAATACCCAAACTAGACCTTGGATTCGTCCAGAAGGGGAAGCACCAAGACGCGCAGGTGTGAGTTCTTTCGGATTTGGTGGAACCAACTATCACGTTGTTTTGGAAGAATATGAAGTCGACCAAAACGAGGCTTACCGCTTACACAGTGATGCTAGTGAAGTGCTGTTGTTTGCTCCTACGGTAGAGCAATTGTTGAGCAAGTCGGAAGAGATTTTGGGTAAGTTGCGATCGCCTGAAGCACCTACACATTACGCACAATTAGTCAATGAGTGCAAATCACAACAGATTCCTCTCTCTGCTCCTAGATTTGGGTTTGTAGCCGAGAATCTCGAAGAAGCTTGCAAGTTCCTGCAAACTAGCATTGACTGGCTGAAACTTAAAGGTTCCGCAGCATCTTGGGAGCATCCCCAAGGGATTTATTACCGCGCCTCTGGTATGGAGTTGGGCGGAAAAGTTGTCTCTCTCTTTTCTGGACAAGGTTCGCAATACCTGGAGATGGGACGCGAACTGGTGATGAATTTTCCTTTGATGCGCCGTCTGCATGGTTATATGGATAGCCTGTTGCTCAAAGATAATTTGCAGCCGTTGTCAGAAATCGTTTTCCCTCATCCTGTGTTTGGAGAGGCAGAAAAAAATGTCCAAATTGCTGCTTTACAACGCACAGAATACGCTCAACCAGCCATTGGGGTGTTGAGTGCAGGGATGTACAGCATATTGCAACAAGCTGGGTTTAAGTCAGATTTTGTGGCGGGACATAGCTTTGGTGAACTAACAGCGCTATGGGCTGCGGGGGTTTTGAGTACTGAAGATTACTTGTTCCTGGTGAAAGCTAGGGGTCAAGCGATGGCTGCACCCGAAGATCCAGATCATGATGCGGGTAGTATGCTGGCTGTCAAAGAAGACATCAGCAAAGTGGAAGCAGTGTTGAAGCATTTTCCGCAAGTTGCGATCGCTAATCAAAATTCTCCCACTCAATTTGTCTTGGCTGGGCCTACCGCAGAAATAGCGAAAGTTAGAGAGATTTTACACGAGAAAGGATATACAGCTGTATTGTTACCTGTTTCAGCAGCGTTCCATACACCGCTAATCGCCTTTGCTCAAAAATCATTTGCGATCGCTACCAAGTCTGTTAAATTCCAAAGTCCCAAAATCCCTGTTTACAGCAACGTTACTAGTAAGCAGTATCCCAAGGAAGCCCAAGGTATTCAAAAGATTCTGGAAACGCACCTTTCTAACTCAGTGCTGTTTAAACAAGAAATTGAAAATATCTATGCGGCGGGTGGTAGTTGCTTTGTGGAATTTGGGCCAAGGAGAATTCTTAGCAACTTAGTGAAAGAGATTCTTGGCGATCGCCCCCATATTACCGTATCTTTGAACCCCAGCACTCAAAAGAATAGCGATCGCTCTTTGCGAGAAGCAGTTGTGCAATTACGGGTAATTGGTTTGACTTTAAATAACCTCGATCCTTACCAACTTCCCCAAACTATTCCCCCAATTGAGACGAAGAAGACATTAAATGTACGTTTAAACGGCATAAACTACAGATCCGAAAAAACGAAAAATGCCTTCGCTTTAGCTTTGCAGGATGGACATAAAGTCACATTACCAACTCCCGAATCTTCTGAAACTGTTGCTCCTTTATTTAGCAGCCCCGGTGTAACTCCACCTGTAGCGGTGATAGAAACTAACGGACATAAAAAACTTACCCCAGTAATGAACGGTGTGACTGCTAATATCATCACCCAGCCAGAGCAACAGATGAATCCTGTTACCCTGTCACAACCAGCCCAGGAATCTAAGATGCAACCAACACCAGAAAAACTTACAAATTACGAACAACTTTTAGCAAGTTTAGAATACCTCCTGACACAGTTCCAAGAAAATCAAGCCGAGAATTTACAAGTTCATGGTACTTATCTCAACCATCAAATGGAATACGCTAAAGCGTTTTTCCAACTGATGCAACAGCAGAATTCTTTGTTGAGCGAAAGTAAATCAACAGCCGAAACTGCCAAAATGAAGCTCGTTGTCATGGAAAGCTTAGAGCGTAGCATGATGCAGTTTCATTCCCAACAAGGTGAAACTCTACGCATCCATGAGCAATATCTCCAAGAGCAGTTGGAATATACTAAGAGCTTTTTCCAACTCATACAGCAAGAGTATTCTCAAATCATCTCTGGTGAGGGAGCAACTCAATTAACAGAGAAACTCAGCAATTTCACTCCATTCACCACAGAAACAACTGTTACTGATGCACCTACCAAGATAGTAGAAAGCCAGCCTTTGCCTATAGCTGTTACCCAAGAACCTCTCCCGGCTGCTGTAGAGCCTGTAGTTGAAACTTCGTACTCCCCACTTCCCACTCCGCACTTCGCCACTGTCGAGACAGTCGAGCCTGTAGTTGCGCCACCTGTCCCAGTAGTCGAACCTCAAACCGAGGTTGTAGCTAAAATTAGCTCACCTCCAGTCAACGAAGTTGTTGCAGAACCAGCACCCACAACTGCTGCACCTGTATCTAACGCAACTATCGATATTGTTGACTTGGATAAAAATCTCTTAGCCATCACCAGCGACAAGACCGGCTACCCAGTCGAAATGCTGGAAATGGACATGGACATGGAGGCTGATTTAGGGATTGACTCGATTAAACGGGTAGAAATCTTAGGGGCGCTACAAGAGATGTACCCCAACCTACCCAAGCCCAATTTAGAAGAACTGTCAGAAAAACGCACCATCGGCCAAGTTGTAGAGTATCTGCGATCGCACGCTTCTCAAAGTGTTTCAGTAGAAGTTGCAATTCCCGAAGTACAACAAGTAACTGAGATTCCAATAGAGACTGCACCAGTAGTTGAGGTAGTCGCTGCACCGGAACCAAGCGTAGTTGTCGCATTCACTCCAGAACCAGAAGTTGCTCCCGCAACAAGTGATGAATTTGCAAACTTAGGTGAAACCCTGTTAGCCATCACCAGCGACAAAACCGGTTATCCAGTGGAGATGCTGGAACTGGAAATGGACATGGAAGCCGATTTAGGGATTGACTCCATCAAACGGGTAGAAATCTTAGGGGCGATGCAAGAAACGTACCCCAACTTACCCAAACCAAATATTGAAGAACTTGGCGATCTTCGCACCATCGGTCAAATAGTCGATTACCTACAGCAGTTGGCTGGAGGTGAAAAAAAAAAGTCTGAGCCTGAGTTTGTCCAACAGCAGCCACCCCAATTAGAACATGAACTAGAGCATAATATCCCGCGCTATACCGTCAAACTCAGAAGCCTAGCACAGCCCGATTACTTGGATTTCACGTTACCAGAAGGACACATCGGTTTAATCACCGATGATGGTTCCCTCACCACCTATAAATTAACTGAATCCCTAATCGAGAAAGGCTGGAAAGTAGTAGTTATCAGCTTCCCCCAATCGCTTCTCGTCCAACAAGCGCCCTTACCTACAGGAGTAACCCGCGTCACCTTAGCAAACTTGAGTGAAGAACATCTTCAACAACAATTGCAAGCGATCGCATCTCACTGCGGAGCGATCGGGGCTTTTATCCATCTCCATCCGATGTTTGTAGGAAATCAAGCCGGAAGTATTTCTTATAACGAATCAGAAAAGGCGATCGTCAAGCACGTATTTTTGATGGCGAAACACCTGAAACCTTCTCTAAACGAAGCAGCAAAACATGGACGTAGTTGTTTCTGCACAGTAGCTCATCTAGATGGAGCCTTCGGTTTAGAGTACAAAGTCAACTTCGGTGCGATCGGCGCTGGTTTATTTGGATTAACCAAAACTCTGAGATGGGAATGGCCAAAAGTATTTACTCGTGCGATCGATTTAAGTCCCAGACTTGACGCTAAACAGTCAGTACAAAATATCATCGCCGAACTTCACGACCCCAACCTTTATATAAGTGAAGTTGGCTACGGCTCACAAGGACGAGTCACCATTATCGCCGATTAA
- a CDS encoding SDR family NAD(P)-dependent oxidoreductase, producing the protein MTQTAQLSPSSVFVVSGGAKGITAECTIRLAQQQPCKFILLGRSELLETEPDYAQNSDDSALKKCIMENLLSQGEKPTPMNVQKIYNKITSSREIKKTLAAIEKTGAKAEYISVDVTDTPALQEKLATAVQNLGPITGIIHGAGNLADKLIEKKTEEDFEKVYTAKVQGLENLLTCVNPNQLQHLVLFSSVTGFYGNPGQSDYAIANEILNKSAHIFKQSYPSCHVVAINWGAWDSGMVTAELKKIFQERKIDIIPIAVGAQMLVKEMDNANHATAQVVIGSPLVPMAAELDSELRTHRIRRQITLEANPFLHDHTISGSPVLPATCAMTWIINACEQLYPGYRLFYYQDFKVLKGITFNETLAKEHILEIEEISKFNLEKIELKAKISSKNPQGRIHFHFSAQLNLQREIPDVPTYESLNLEEDNIITATGKDFYQNGGATLFHGPAFQEIKRVLNISPEKITTECLWPELSPQQQGQFPVQWVNPYTTDLSMHALWIWTQHFHEEGCLPGKVEKFEQFAMIPHNETFYVSCEVLAKTPSSAIANFIIHDRQGKIYSRMLGAHAIIWSMKMLRS; encoded by the coding sequence ATGACACAAACAGCCCAGCTTAGTCCATCATCTGTCTTTGTCGTGAGCGGCGGTGCAAAAGGGATTACGGCTGAGTGTACTATCAGATTAGCCCAACAGCAACCCTGCAAATTCATCCTCCTCGGTCGCTCCGAACTATTAGAAACCGAGCCAGATTATGCTCAAAACTCTGATGACTCCGCATTGAAAAAATGCATCATGGAAAATCTTCTTTCTCAAGGAGAGAAGCCTACACCCATGAATGTACAAAAAATATATAACAAAATTACCTCCAGCCGCGAAATTAAAAAGACTCTAGCAGCAATTGAAAAAACCGGAGCTAAAGCAGAATATATCAGCGTCGATGTCACAGATACGCCAGCTTTACAAGAAAAACTTGCTACTGCTGTGCAAAATCTCGGCCCAATTACCGGAATCATCCACGGCGCGGGAAACTTAGCTGATAAGTTAATTGAAAAGAAAACAGAAGAGGATTTTGAAAAAGTTTACACCGCCAAAGTTCAAGGTTTAGAAAACCTACTAACTTGCGTCAACCCTAATCAACTTCAGCATTTAGTTTTGTTTTCTTCCGTAACAGGCTTTTACGGAAATCCTGGACAATCTGATTATGCGATCGCAAATGAAATTCTGAACAAATCAGCCCATATATTTAAGCAAAGTTATCCCTCGTGTCATGTAGTCGCTATCAACTGGGGCGCTTGGGACAGTGGAATGGTGACAGCAGAATTAAAGAAGATTTTTCAAGAGCGAAAAATTGATATAATTCCCATTGCAGTCGGGGCGCAAATGCTGGTTAAAGAAATGGATAACGCCAATCATGCAACCGCACAAGTTGTTATTGGTAGTCCACTAGTTCCAATGGCGGCGGAGTTAGATTCAGAACTACGAACCCATCGTATCCGTCGCCAAATAACATTAGAGGCTAATCCATTTTTACACGATCACACTATTTCTGGTTCTCCAGTTCTACCAGCAACTTGTGCAATGACCTGGATTATCAATGCTTGTGAACAATTATATCCTGGTTATCGGTTGTTTTATTACCAAGATTTCAAAGTTTTGAAGGGGATTACTTTCAATGAAACATTAGCGAAGGAACATATTTTAGAAATAGAAGAAATTTCTAAATTTAATCTTGAAAAAATCGAACTTAAAGCCAAAATTTCGAGTAAAAACCCACAAGGCAGAATCCATTTTCATTTTAGCGCTCAACTCAATCTCCAGCGAGAAATCCCAGATGTACCCACTTATGAATCTCTCAATCTCGAAGAAGATAATATCATCACCGCTACAGGAAAAGATTTTTACCAAAATGGTGGGGCTACATTATTTCACGGCCCCGCTTTTCAAGAAATCAAAAGAGTTTTAAACATCAGTCCTGAAAAAATTACTACAGAATGTCTGTGGCCAGAACTCAGCCCCCAGCAACAAGGACAATTCCCCGTTCAATGGGTAAATCCTTACACCACTGACTTGAGTATGCACGCCTTATGGATTTGGACACAACACTTTCATGAAGAAGGTTGTTTACCTGGAAAAGTAGAAAAATTTGAACAATTTGCGATGATACCACATAACGAAACATTTTACGTTTCTTGTGAAGTACTAGCTAAGACACCAAGTAGTGCGATCGCAAACTTTATCATACACGACCGCCAGGGGAAAATATACTCACGAATGCTCGGCGCTCATGCCATTATTTGGTCAATGAAAATGCTCAGAAGCTAG
- a CDS encoding PfaD family polyunsaturated fatty acid/polyketide biosynthesis protein: protein MTTVDTVLSKHDNGLNFSTWSYNKNQVWKGSLETISFEKQTIKDKLMVLNKPCYIVKVAGKIGVTNEGYLSPGDNGTTAQVELLTFAAPIRIQQFGDPTFLSSHGVKYAYVTGAMAGGIASEEMVIALGKEQILSSFGAGGLTPERLEAAINRIQQALPQGPYAFNLIHSPNEPAIERRAVDLYLKYQVRTVEASAFLDLTPNIVYYRVAGLSLNSSNQIEIKNKIIAKISRREVATKFLQPAPARILKELLEQGLITELQATLAAKVPMADDITVEADSGGHTDNRPLVCVLPSIIALRDEIQAQYHYQTPIRIGVAGGIGTPQSALAAFMMGAAYIMTGSINQSCVESGACEHTKKLLAQAEMADMIMAPAADMFEMGVKLQVLKRGTMFPMRAQKLFELYRAYDSIESIPLAEREKLEKQVFRKTIAEVWEGTAAYLSQKNPEKLGKAVNNPKLKMALIFRWYLGLSSRWSSSGEKGREVDYQIWCGPAMGGFNDWVRGSYLSEPNNRGVVDVANQIMTGAAFLYRVQNLKIQGLQASDYYSQYHPVRSTSLLEI, encoded by the coding sequence GTGACAACCGTAGATACGGTACTAAGTAAACACGATAATGGTCTTAACTTCTCCACTTGGTCATATAACAAAAACCAAGTTTGGAAAGGTTCTTTAGAAACAATATCTTTCGAGAAACAAACCATCAAAGATAAATTGATGGTATTAAATAAACCCTGCTACATCGTGAAAGTTGCCGGAAAAATCGGTGTCACTAATGAGGGTTATTTATCCCCTGGTGATAATGGCACAACAGCACAAGTAGAACTTTTAACATTTGCAGCCCCAATCCGCATTCAACAATTTGGAGATCCCACTTTTCTCTCCTCTCATGGAGTAAAATATGCCTACGTTACCGGCGCAATGGCTGGCGGAATTGCTTCCGAAGAAATGGTCATTGCACTCGGAAAAGAACAAATTTTAAGCTCCTTTGGTGCAGGTGGTTTAACTCCAGAACGTTTGGAAGCAGCCATCAATCGCATTCAACAAGCCTTACCTCAAGGGCCTTACGCATTTAATCTAATCCACAGCCCCAACGAACCTGCGATTGAACGCCGCGCCGTAGATTTATATCTCAAATATCAAGTGAGAACAGTAGAAGCATCTGCATTTCTCGACTTGACACCCAACATTGTTTATTACCGTGTTGCTGGATTGAGCTTAAATAGCAGCAATCAAATTGAAATCAAAAATAAAATCATTGCGAAAATTTCTCGCCGAGAAGTTGCGACTAAATTTTTGCAACCAGCACCAGCCAGAATCCTCAAAGAACTTCTTGAACAAGGGTTAATTACCGAGTTACAAGCAACTCTCGCAGCCAAAGTTCCAATGGCTGATGATATTACCGTCGAGGCTGATTCTGGAGGTCATACAGATAACCGTCCCTTGGTTTGTGTGTTACCTTCTATTATTGCCTTGCGAGATGAAATTCAAGCCCAATATCATTACCAAACACCCATTAGAATCGGTGTAGCAGGAGGAATTGGCACACCACAATCAGCATTAGCAGCTTTCATGATGGGTGCTGCTTATATAATGACTGGTTCCATCAATCAATCATGTGTTGAATCTGGGGCTTGTGAACATACCAAAAAGTTATTAGCCCAAGCAGAAATGGCTGATATGATAATGGCTCCAGCAGCAGATATGTTTGAAATGGGAGTCAAATTACAAGTTCTCAAACGGGGTACAATGTTCCCCATGCGAGCGCAGAAATTATTTGAACTCTATCGTGCTTATGATTCCATTGAAAGCATCCCCCTTGCAGAAAGAGAAAAATTAGAAAAACAAGTTTTTCGCAAAACTATTGCTGAAGTATGGGAAGGAACTGCGGCTTATTTGTCCCAAAAGAATCCTGAGAAACTTGGGAAAGCAGTTAATAATCCTAAACTGAAAATGGCGTTGATTTTCCGATGGTATTTAGGATTATCTTCTCGCTGGTCTAGTTCTGGTGAAAAAGGTAGAGAAGTCGATTATCAAATTTGGTGTGGCCCGGCAATGGGCGGTTTCAATGACTGGGTACGCGGTTCTTATTTATCTGAACCAAATAATCGTGGTGTAGTCGATGTTGCTAATCAAATTATGACTGGTGCAGCCTTTTTGTATCGCGTCCAAAATTTGAAAATTCAAGGACTGCAAGCTTCCGATTATTACAGTCAATATCACCCTGTTCGTTCTACATCATTGTTGGAGATTTAA
- a CDS encoding thioester reductase domain-containing protein, producing the protein MTIKQSFTADDIQIFLISNLAKLLGVATDEIDVKEHLENYGLDSAQAMILVSNLEKLLGFQPSPLLLWHYPNIEALSQRLAEEVQDGSSVQDTKVVASNANTAPSVLDLGAEAVLDPTIHPGAASNVAIGEPKNIFLTGGTGFLGAFIIRELLQETNADIYCLVRAANAEEGKSKLQKNLEQYAIWQEEFSSRIIPIVGDLSQPLLGIGSEQFQVLAANIDTIYHSAALLNYVFPYSALKAANVLGTQEVLRLACQVKVKPVHYVSSVAVFESTAYAGKVVKEQDEFNHWEGIYLGYSQTKWVAEKLVKIARDRGLPVTIHRPPLISGDSKTGICNTHDFINLMTKGCLQMGYFPDVDYMLDMSPVDYVSKAIVYLSRQKESIGKAFNLQHPQPAALKMLVEWIRSFGYSVEMIPFEKWQSELINNVTSADNPLYTLRPFLLERWSDEQLTIPDLYLQARRPHISCQDTLHALAGSSIACPPIDSQLFMTYTSYLIQSGFLNLA; encoded by the coding sequence ATGACTATAAAACAGTCTTTCACAGCAGACGATATTCAAATATTTTTGATATCTAACTTAGCTAAGTTGCTAGGAGTTGCAACTGATGAAATAGATGTCAAAGAACATTTAGAAAACTACGGTTTGGATTCAGCCCAAGCGATGATTCTAGTCAGTAACTTAGAAAAGTTACTCGGATTTCAACCATCTCCGTTACTGCTGTGGCATTATCCAAATATTGAAGCTCTTTCACAGCGTTTAGCTGAAGAAGTGCAAGATGGTTCATCAGTTCAAGACACAAAGGTAGTAGCCTCTAATGCCAATACTGCGCCCTCTGTTCTAGATTTAGGTGCTGAGGCTGTTCTTGATCCTACCATCCATCCCGGTGCTGCATCTAATGTAGCTATAGGTGAACCCAAGAACATCTTTTTAACTGGAGGAACAGGCTTTTTAGGAGCTTTCATCATCCGGGAATTGCTACAAGAAACCAATGCGGATATCTATTGTTTAGTGCGTGCCGCTAATGCCGAAGAAGGCAAAAGTAAACTCCAAAAAAATCTAGAACAGTATGCAATTTGGCAGGAAGAATTTAGCTCCAGAATTATTCCGATTGTCGGCGATTTATCTCAGCCTTTGTTAGGTATTGGTTCGGAACAGTTTCAAGTCTTAGCTGCAAATATTGATACCATTTATCATAGTGCTGCTTTATTGAATTATGTTTTCCCATACTCTGCACTGAAAGCAGCCAATGTTTTAGGAACTCAAGAAGTTTTAAGATTGGCTTGTCAAGTTAAAGTCAAGCCTGTACATTACGTTTCTAGTGTGGCTGTTTTTGAATCCACTGCTTATGCTGGCAAGGTTGTCAAAGAACAGGATGAATTCAATCATTGGGAAGGTATTTATCTTGGTTATTCTCAAACGAAATGGGTAGCTGAAAAGTTAGTTAAAATTGCCCGTGACCGTGGACTTCCTGTAACTATTCACAGACCACCACTGATTTCAGGTGATAGCAAAACAGGCATTTGTAACACGCATGACTTTATCAATTTGATGACCAAGGGCTGTCTACAAATGGGATATTTCCCTGATGTAGATTATATGTTGGATATGTCACCTGTGGACTATGTAAGTAAAGCGATCGTTTATCTATCACGCCAAAAAGAATCCATAGGTAAAGCTTTCAATTTACAACATCCCCAACCTGCTGCTTTGAAAATGCTAGTTGAGTGGATACGCTCTTTTGGTTATTCAGTTGAAATGATTCCTTTCGAAAAATGGCAATCAGAGTTAATCAATAATGTGACTTCTGCTGACAATCCTTTATACACTCTGCGACCATTTTTGCTGGAACGTTGGTCTGATGAACAACTGACTATTCCTGATTTGTACTTACAAGCTAGAAGACCCCACATTAGTTGCCAAGATACTCTTCATGCATTGGCAGGTAGTTCTATTGCTTGCCCTCCCATTGACTCTCAATTGTTTATGACTTATACCTCCTACTTGATTCAAAGTGGTTTCTTGAATCTCGCTTAG
- the hetI gene encoding 4'-phosphopantetheinyl transferase HetI — translation MTASNDIWLPAPTDLTLLPDEIHVWRIDLDQPEPQLQNLAATLSSDETARAERFYFQEHRQRFIAGRGILRTILGSYLGIQPLQVQFNYQQRGKPVLADKFSHSGLAFNLSHSQGLGLCAVNCTRPIGVDLEYIRPMSDLEALAERFFLPREYDMLRQSPNRQQEIFFRYWTCKEAYLKATGDGLSQLEQIEVSLSPTEPAKLQITEDWSLFELVPANNYVAAVAIENFGWGLKCWQY, via the coding sequence ATGACCGCTTCTAATGATATTTGGCTACCTGCACCGACAGATTTAACTTTGCTACCGGATGAGATTCATGTCTGGCGTATAGACCTTGACCAACCGGAACCACAACTGCAAAATTTAGCAGCAACTCTTTCCAGTGACGAAACGGCTCGTGCTGAACGGTTCTATTTTCAGGAACATCGACAGCGTTTCATCGCTGGTCGTGGTATTCTGCGAACTATATTAGGTAGCTATTTGGGTATCCAGCCCTTACAAGTGCAGTTTAATTATCAACAGCGTGGCAAACCAGTATTAGCAGATAAATTTAGCCATAGTGGACTGGCGTTTAACTTGTCTCATTCCCAAGGGTTGGGTTTGTGTGCGGTGAATTGCACTCGCCCAATTGGTGTAGACCTAGAATATATTCGCCCGATGTCTGATCTGGAAGCTCTTGCCGAACGGTTCTTTTTGCCGAGAGAATATGATATGTTGCGACAATCTCCCAACCGACAGCAAGAGATATTTTTCCGTTACTGGACTTGTAAGGAAGCTTATTTAAAAGCAACTGGAGACGGACTATCCCAGTTAGAGCAAATTGAAGTGTCGCTCAGTCCCACAGAACCAGCCAAGTTACAGATAACTGAAGACTGGAGTCTTTTTGAACTAGTACCTGCTAACAACTATGTTGCTGCTGTTGCGATAGAGAATTTTGGCTGGGGTTTGAAGTGTTGGCAGTATTGA